One Natronomonas moolapensis 8.8.11 genomic region harbors:
- a CDS encoding TrmB family transcriptional regulator: MTNEPRMYLREIGLSKYEACAYTCLLRRGVSTAQEVSDGADVPQPRVYDALDQLSNKGFVDVQPGRPKKFGPVTPDDAIERFTEFKRRHYDEQLAEIERLGQQFVGSVEDTPEPAGRSEICWTYSNRHNILEKLAELTESTDSDIRMITTPLSFEHILNHHVEALSRCAEAGTTIQAIVSEDGTVPAAVYDRASEIMDIRRVENVEGRIYLYDDSHVLVAFADDNDDGYVGISTTSDTLYKTKSQLFELLWADSHPPDRAADRITTVDANKNDA; the protein is encoded by the coding sequence ATGACGAATGAGCCCCGGATGTACCTCCGGGAAATCGGTCTGTCGAAGTACGAGGCGTGTGCGTACACCTGCCTGCTTCGACGGGGGGTCTCGACCGCACAGGAAGTCTCCGACGGGGCCGACGTCCCGCAGCCGCGGGTGTACGACGCGCTCGATCAGCTATCGAACAAGGGGTTCGTCGACGTCCAGCCGGGGCGGCCAAAGAAGTTCGGGCCGGTCACCCCCGACGACGCGATCGAGCGGTTCACCGAGTTCAAACGGCGCCACTACGACGAGCAACTCGCCGAGATCGAACGACTCGGGCAGCAGTTCGTCGGCAGCGTCGAGGACACCCCCGAACCCGCCGGGCGCTCGGAGATCTGTTGGACGTACTCGAATCGCCACAACATCCTCGAGAAACTCGCCGAATTGACGGAATCGACCGATTCGGACATCCGGATGATCACGACGCCGTTGAGCTTCGAGCACATCCTCAACCACCACGTCGAGGCGCTGAGCCGGTGTGCGGAGGCCGGGACCACGATACAGGCGATCGTCTCTGAGGACGGCACCGTCCCGGCGGCGGTCTACGACCGCGCCAGCGAGATCATGGATATCCGCCGCGTCGAGAACGTCGAGGGGCGGATCTACCTCTACGACGACTCCCACGTACTCGTGGCCTTCGCCGACGACAACGACGACGGCTACGTCGGCATCTCGACCACGAGCGACACGCTGTACAAGACCAAATCACAGCTCTTCGAGTTGCTCTGGGCCGACAGCCACCCGCCCGACCGCGCCGCCGACAGGATCACGACGGTCGACGCAAACAAAAACGACGCGTGA
- a CDS encoding primary-amine oxidase: MSKQKQNPVVDHPLEQLTAEEIETAVEIFEANSELGDGVQYHNVMLNEPPKSAVKDFEPGDPFDREVDIVAREDRETYEATVSLTETELKSCEHIPGVEPGLLPEEIEGAQETVKNDPEWREAAKKRGIEDFDLVMVDPWAASGFEPEGYEGERICRAISWIRSSPNDNGRARPIEGLFAFVDVDAMEVVEIEDNGIPDPENPLPSEDADYRADRVETREDFEHLDVVQPDGPSWEVDGNKVEWLDWEMRLGWNPREGLVFHEVSFEDDGESRPVLHRASASEMAVPYGDPDPNHSWKNAFDIGEYHVGRMANELTEGCDCLGVMKYFDVEMNTIDGESETLESGICMHEEDDGVLWKHTDERKPHTEVRRRRRLVISFIATVYNYDYGFYWYFYPDGSIEAEVRLTGIDSNGVVPVEETAEDTHGQYAIVAPGVKTPIHQHFFNFRLDFDIDGSPMRAYEVHNEPTGSERNRKNGFRAKETLLERENDARQDIDPNRGRYWRIASSETENSYGRSCGYKLEPHDNVTAPMKPNSSVLERAGFIQNHFWVTPHDDEERFAAGEYPMVNDDTVGLSEWTEQDRSLVDEDLVVWYTQGVNHVTRAEDWPVLPVEIASFSLKPEGFLDSNPSISLPPEPCHTDHDLTSPGDD; this comes from the coding sequence ATGAGCAAACAGAAACAGAACCCGGTAGTCGACCATCCGCTCGAACAGCTCACCGCCGAGGAGATCGAAACGGCCGTCGAGATCTTCGAAGCGAACTCCGAACTCGGCGACGGCGTACAGTACCACAACGTTATGCTCAACGAGCCCCCGAAGTCCGCCGTCAAGGACTTCGAGCCCGGGGACCCCTTCGACCGTGAGGTGGATATCGTCGCGCGGGAGGACCGCGAGACGTACGAGGCGACTGTTTCGTTGACCGAGACGGAGCTCAAATCGTGTGAACACATCCCCGGCGTCGAGCCGGGGTTGTTGCCGGAGGAGATAGAGGGTGCACAGGAGACGGTCAAGAACGATCCCGAGTGGCGCGAAGCGGCGAAGAAGCGCGGCATCGAGGACTTCGATCTCGTCATGGTCGATCCATGGGCCGCAAGTGGGTTCGAGCCCGAGGGGTACGAGGGCGAGCGGATCTGTCGGGCGATCTCGTGGATCCGGTCGAGTCCGAACGACAACGGTCGTGCACGCCCCATCGAGGGGTTGTTCGCGTTCGTCGACGTCGACGCGATGGAGGTCGTCGAAATCGAGGACAACGGGATCCCGGACCCCGAGAACCCCCTCCCGTCGGAGGACGCCGACTACCGAGCCGACCGCGTCGAGACGCGCGAGGACTTCGAGCACCTCGACGTCGTGCAACCGGACGGCCCGAGTTGGGAGGTCGACGGGAACAAAGTCGAGTGGCTCGACTGGGAGATGCGGCTCGGGTGGAACCCGCGTGAGGGGCTCGTCTTCCACGAGGTATCCTTCGAGGACGACGGGGAGTCCCGGCCGGTACTCCATCGGGCGTCGGCCTCGGAGATGGCGGTCCCGTACGGCGACCCCGATCCGAACCACTCCTGGAAGAACGCCTTCGACATCGGGGAGTACCACGTCGGTCGGATGGCCAACGAACTCACCGAGGGGTGTGACTGTCTCGGCGTCATGAAGTACTTCGACGTCGAAATGAACACGATCGACGGCGAGTCCGAAACCCTCGAGAGCGGCATCTGCATGCACGAGGAGGACGACGGGGTGCTCTGGAAACACACCGACGAGCGGAAGCCCCACACCGAGGTCCGTCGCCGCCGCCGACTCGTCATCTCGTTTATCGCGACGGTGTACAACTACGATTACGGCTTCTATTGGTACTTCTACCCCGATGGAAGCATCGAGGCCGAGGTTCGGCTGACCGGCATCGACTCGAACGGCGTCGTGCCGGTCGAGGAGACGGCCGAGGACACGCACGGCCAGTACGCCATCGTCGCCCCCGGCGTGAAGACGCCGATTCACCAGCACTTCTTCAACTTCCGGCTGGACTTCGACATCGACGGCAGCCCCATGCGGGCGTACGAGGTACACAACGAGCCGACGGGAAGCGAGCGAAACCGCAAGAACGGGTTCCGGGCGAAAGAGACACTGCTCGAGCGCGAAAACGACGCCAGACAGGACATCGATCCGAACCGCGGTCGGTACTGGCGGATCGCGAGCAGCGAGACGGAGAATTCCTACGGGCGGAGTTGCGGGTACAAACTCGAGCCGCACGACAACGTGACGGCGCCGATGAAGCCCAACTCGAGCGTCTTAGAGCGGGCCGGCTTCATTCAGAACCACTTTTGGGTGACACCACACGACGACGAGGAACGGTTCGCCGCCGGGGAGTACCCGATGGTCAACGACGACACCGTCGGCCTCAGCGAGTGGACCGAACAGGATCGCTCGCTCGTCGACGAGGACCTCGTCGTCTGGTACACCCAGGGCGTCAACCACGTCACGAGGGCCGAGGACTGGCCGGTCCTTCCGGTCGAGATCGCGAGCTTCAGCCTCAAACCGGAGGGATTCCTCGACAGCAACCCCTCGATTTCGCTGCCGCCGGAGCCGTGTCACACCGACCACGACCTCACGAGCCCCGGCGACGACTGA